A window of Eublepharis macularius isolate TG4126 chromosome 18, MPM_Emac_v1.0, whole genome shotgun sequence genomic DNA:
CAAGGCACTTCTCTTGGAAAAGCCCTTTCCCACGACTGCCATCCTAGTCAAAATACTCGACACAGATCATTTtcataatatttaaatatttatttcaatttaaaaatacttttatggCACCAATGATTTTATGCTAACTACATGATGAATATGTAGAAAACGTACACTGTTTTTGAAGGAAAGAATGTAACATACAGCATTTGGCACATAGAAGGTTAACATCTATATTATGAAAACGAAAATTCACATTTTTCAGGTACTTGACCTTCTACTGCTTAAAAAGGCAGCACGCTAAACTAGGCCGTACTAAGAGGGTTGTTTCCACTGATAACAGCAACCGATGGAAATCACCACAGTTTCTACACGCGAGACCTGGAACAACTCGGTAGTGAAACATGAGACAAAGACTCTACTTTTTCAGTTGCCAGCTGGAGAATTCGCAGGGTAAAAAGCTTAGCAAAAAACAGGGCACAGTACATCGGGAAGTTCTCCTGGGCAAGCCGCTTTAAACTGAACGGGAGCCCGGCAAGAGAACTTCCCTCCTGCGTTTGTGTCCGGAATGACTAAAAGAGAAACAGCTGTCCAAAGCCATTGCCACTGTCAGTACTCAAGGGTTGCCctttttgaaaatgtttattaTACAAAAGTTTATAAACCTAATTGGACACGTTTGTGGCATGAGGAAAACATCAACAATTAAAAACTGAAACACTGCATCTTTATAACGATGATGGAGAACGTTAAATTAAGACTTCTCACTCACTGCATAGAAGCATCGTTTACTACAGACTGAGGTAGGAACATGACACTAGAAATTAATTGTTGGCTGTGTTGCATAAAACAGTATCTGTTCTTGTAAAATCTCTCCCTTTAGTCATCTGGCAGGCATTCCAAAGGTTTAATGTATCTTGTAAAATCATTAATATGCTGAAAGCCAGACCTGTCTCAGCTCTTGGGCCGTGTGGTCCAGCAGTTGCACTTAATGGCCAAGTGTGAGATACCTGTGTTCAAATTCCAGGGCATCGTCCTTTCTCATGTCCCGTGTGTGTGCCCCAGCTGAGTCTTTTACCAATACTTGGTGTATTGCTAATTGTGTGATTGTGCTCTTTTTCCAAACAATAAATGACCAGCTGGGGCCAGTGCACAAATAAATGTGGAAAGGAAACCAGGGCTGGAGACCCACAGGTCTCGCAAACTCTGTGGGGCTCCGGAATGGGGAAGGTGTGTGTTCATGCTGAAATTATGTTCAGAGACAAGATAATGAAACCAGCCTTTTGAAGGtttttttattaagagttctAGATGACTTGAAATCTCTCCCTGAGATGAAATAAACCTCATGCTCATCTGAGTCCATTCTCTTGTTTACACTGAAGCACATACACAATTTTTATTGCTCCCTTTATAAATGAGCGGCTCTTTAACACTTCTAGACTATCTCTATTGCAAGaccatttttctaaaaaaaatcctGTATTCCCTCCAGCTGGAGGCAGAGCAGAGTAGGGTTTTTACTCCTTCCCATTTTAAAATTACCACTGCTTCTCCCTACCCTTCTGaagggcacctgagaaccctgcCTGCCTTCCTCCAGAAACTAGTCCAGGCTAGAAACATAATCCCTTTCGTTGACCCACCTCATGTATATTCATCCACTtcataaagttaaaaaaaaagactttgcTCATTGACAAAATAGTATCTTGTTAAAATATAAGTTGCAGCAAGTTTGTTCTATAGTACAAAAACAAGTACAGCTTTCTGAAGGAAAATGTCTTTTCAAGGAACTCGTATGTGAACGCTACTCCCTACACACGTGAGATTTTGATCCAATACATACAGTTACAATCCCCATGTATTATCTCTTGCTGTATTTAGGGACTTAACTGGTCAATGAAAATGTCTGAATTGCTGGGCTCCTAAAGGTCAGGAAGGAGAAATTCAAAAACAACAAGttctaataataaaataaataaaaataaaataaaataaaaagttctaATAATAAAAGGGTTTACACTGCAGCAGGATCATGCCTGCTCCCAACTTGCAAAGAATTGAAACGCTGGCTGATCGTGCTGTGTTGCCAACAGCTGTCTCCCCCCCCTAAATTTTCCCCCCAAATTACTGCAAGGGTGATGCTTCAGAAGTTCTGAACAGCAAGATTGCCCTCTCTTCCGATGAATATATGCATAAGGTGGTCGTGCTATGCACAGTGgcagttttaataaaataatagtcCCTTTGATATTGAATTTACAACTTGGTAGCACCATTGCAAAGAACTCCTGCATAAAGACAACAGCTGTCCTCTTGACCTAGGGGGTGCTAGCTGGAGGCTGGCGTCTAATGCGATTATCGGTCataataaaataaactttttttttaactcgAAATTTCTGAAGTGAGCACATCTACGAAAGCTAAAAATTAAACTCGAAGGTTGCAGAATAATTCTGAAAGCGGAGCTGTTGAAGAAAGTTGCAGGAAAACCTGGGCAGAAATGAGAATTGTTTGCATCTGGCAGGAGTCTATCCCTTCCTTCTGCTCGGAACCAATACTGTCCCCCCGGCCGCAGGGTGCTTTGAGGCATGAAAGGAGGCCTTATGTTATGTGCCGATGGTGCCACGAGGCGTCCCATTGTCTGGGGAGGGCTAGCAGGGGCTCTTCTGCAATCCACCTGGCTAGTTACTAGGAAGAGGAGGCCTCCCCTCCCTTCAGCTGTCAATGAGGAGGCTGAGCAGGAAGCGGATTTTGCAGGCAAACCATCGCCTGAGGGGACAAAAGTATTGATAATGGAATTGTTCAAACTCGGGGGTTTGGCGAATATCATGGAAAAAGGCAACATCAAGGTCAGACTCAGTAAGGACGATGAGGAGGAGGAGCAAAACAAAAAGGAGCCCAACTGTCACAAGGAGCAAACGGAGGACACTTAAAACAAACTTATTCACCTGTTCGGCTTGTGCTCGGCCCCGGCGGCCTGTGCCCTGACACAAGGCCCGGAGCTCCCCTCCCAACTCCTGGGCCTCGGCCGCAGTGGGGGTGTTGGCTTCAGACTCCCTCTCTTCCTCGATGCTGCAGGGCGCCCCGTTGATCTGCCTGGAAAGCAGCATTAGCTCCAGGCTGTGCTCCGCCACCGGCGTGGGGAGAACGCTGTCAGACGGACTGTAGATCTCGTCGGAGATGATCGCCACTCGCTCACTGCTATCCACCCTGCCGCTTTCCGAACGGGACAGAAAGGCGTCGCTGTGTGAGGCAGAGCGCACAGGGGTCGAGTGGGCGCTGTCCCGCAAAGACTCGAGGCCTGCACAAAGGGAGAAAGGCCTCACTCAGAGGAGAAGTATTCAAAAATCCAACCAAGCTCTTGCTCCTTCATAAGCTGTCTGTTCTCTGGCTTGGAACACCCCTTCACCTTAGGGCAGCAACAGCTAAATGGGCCCTAGCAAGGctccatggggggcggggggggggagcagcaggtGCAGTTTTTTCCTGATGGCTGGTTCACCTGTAACCAAGCCCACTGCAAGGACCTCTGAGAGCTACATTCAGGGTGCTCCCCACTGCAAGCCTTTCAGGCTAGTAGAGACTCCATTCCAATTGGGACCACTGTGTGCAGGGAGAAGGGGGCTTAAGCCGGTTCCTGGGGcctttttcccaacctgaaacagccccagggatCCACTATTGTCGGTTTACCCCATAGGGTAAGTAGCAGCTCCAGGGGGCCATTTCGGTTGAGAAAACTGGAGGGGAGACCCTTCTTATGCCCTGAtctgatttgggcccccacaTGCATGGACTGAAGTTGCCAACAGGATGCACCTTTGATCAAGAGCCCTTGAGGTTGCCGTAAGGTCTTTGTTAGGTGTGAATTCACCACTGGTTTATAAAAGATGCTAGAAAAGGAATATGAACTAACTGCAGTGGGGCATTTGGAGATGTAGCACAGAGCACCGGCAAAACTCTTGGGCAGGCCTATAGCCAGCCAACAACCTGGATTTCCACCAGTAGCTTTTAAGACGGCCATGCTGCAAATAATCCCAAATTTTGTAAACAGTCAGTAGCCCTGAAGCAGCGTCGCTTTCATTTTCTCATTGTGGTCTTGCCACAGGAGACTGCAGTACTCATGTTTTATACGCCATCACGGTTGGAAAGGGACTCTTTGGCGGGTGTGCCATCCCTAAAAGGGGGAGGAGTCATTCTGCAGTGCATGCTCATTTTAAGAGCCCAAATCTCAGAGGATTGGAAGCTAGGCATCTGTTCCTCCAATGGAGCCGCTTTCCAGTGTCTCAAGAGGAAAGTGCTGTTAGTGGAAAAGATGCAGAAGGATCTAGGCCAGAGGCTTTATCTCTTGACTTGTGCATGACTGGCCATCTTTTGCAAGCATGCTGTGCCCTGAAATATGCACTAATGTAGTAATTCTGTGTAGAACTGGCCAAGGTACCCCCTCTAAActaactcggagactccagttagtgcagaatgctgtggcataGTTATTGAGAGTTAGGAGAAGAAagaatattattcccattctacaatcactccactggctccctatcagttactgggcttaattttattttttttaaacattcaatttatatactgcccttcaggacaatttaacgccactcagagcggtttgcaaagtgtgttgttattgtctacaaagtgtgttattattatcctcacgactatcaccctctgaggtgggtggggctgagagagctgtgactgacccaagatcacccagctggcttcaagcagaggagcggggaatcaaactgttctccagattagagtcctgccgctcctaaccactacaccaaactggctatcacatacaaaccaTTTCACGGCCTTAGTGTGCCATATCTATGGGACAACCTCTCTatcttctgccacagcagcttcgctcatttgtATAGCTTTTGCAGTTGCCACCTTACACATGGGCAAAAACAATAGCTGTCCATATACATGATGCCCCCCCCACCTTATGGATCGGCCCACCTGAAGAGATCAgaaaagctccctctctcctggctttctgcaaactatgcaaaactgaattattcaagagggctttttactcagataggagggatgtAATGCCAGAaagtggtctcagagggatgcatcagCAGAGGTCAGGGACCATGGACTTTACTATGTGCTACcgtgtgctatctgttgctttaggtATGATCCTACCAGGTAGTTCTATGTTTACTTAATATGTCGATCTTAGAAgagcttatattctgtttcagcatttcctcaactcttttgtagatttctgctcgttttaaatctttgcaaatttgcatttatataccctattgcgttgtttattgaaatgtccttgaaacttgACTGTACtaacacactgtgtaatccaccttgagtctcagagagaaaggcagtctatgAAGACCGTAAATAAGTAAAAGCTGCATGGGATGCGGGCAGCTGAAAACCTTGGCTTCCCACAAGCTCTTCAATGTTGCTTCTTCTTGATGCAGCCACAAGAGGGGGCTGTTGCACACTGTACACAAAGGAAGgattctgtatttggccagtatctgtaccatgcatctgacgaagagaacttgattctcgaaagcttatgctacaataaaattggttagtcttaaaggtgctactggactctttttgattttgctaccacagactaacacggctaactcctctgcaacaaAGGAAGGAACTGTAATTTtactaccttttaaaaaaaataacagaactcAGAAAGCATAGAAAAGAGCTCGAGAACTAGCTAATCTTTTGTACTGCATTCAATGAAGGACTTCAGTCTCAATCAAAGCAGCAAAACACAATGGAGACTGCAGGCCAAGgatccccctccattttatcgtaCCACTTTTTAGGTGCTGTAGGTGGCAAGAGAGCCCTGCAAAGATGCATACAGGACTGAAAGCTCACCTTCCATGATGGAGATGTGCACAGCTCTCCTTCGAGTCCGAGGAACACTGCTGAGCCGGGGCCCATGAGTAATGGAGGGACAGCTGCGGCTGGGAACCAGTCCAGCCCTATGCAAAGGAAAAAGTGGACAAAATCGGCCTCGGAAACGATGTAAAAACTTCTTTCCCCGTAGATTACTAAACACAACTAGAAACTGAGTCTGAGCAGAAAGTTTTGGTGTGATGGTAAACAATACTGCCCCAGTAAATTTAGCAGCTGCCAATCAATCATGCAGTGCTGCAAGTGCCACAAAATGCCTCCTGACAGATGAGCCTGCACGTTGTCCATGAAGCTCTGCTGAGCCTTACCTGTGTATTTCTGGAGGCTCCCTCTTTATCTTGGCGCTGGACTCCATCACTTCTTTTGCAACTCGGCCACTGAAAGTGGTGGGAGAAGAGAGTAACAGGAGAGGAAAATATTTTGCTCTACCCCACAACTCTATCCACGGCCTGTTCTTCCCATAAAACCCCTGCTGGCATGAGGCAGACAAACTGTTCTTCCTGACAGGTGTGGAAATCTAGCAGAAAGCACATATCCTCTCTAGCCGTGCATAACAGTGCTTAGGGGGCAAGTTGCCACGCTCTGCTATATCTCCTTTCCCAACTTCATAATTTGCtaagttctctttttaaaatgaggCCAATATATCGATGAATTTTTAGGCTTCTTGAATGTGTGGGTTTGCTTAGGCCTGTTTTCAAATCAACAGAAAGGTCTGTTTTTCACACGGACAAATTCAGTACAAATACTCAGTCATGGCCTAAGTTATATCGAGATAGAGTCCTTAGAGGCAGTTGCTCTGGACAAGGCTGGGCAAAAGTTGAAATGAATGAGAGAGCAGTGAAAATGCTCTACTTTTTGTTAGTTGTTTGAATTATTACTTGAGTATTTTAAATTGATTATGGTAGAATTAGACAAGCAAGCCAAAGAATATAGGTTTCAAGAATTAATTTCAGTATTAATGTAGGGTTGATTAAATAGTTTAAAGAGAGTTAACAGCTAGCGATAACGGTTCATGAAAAGTACAGGTGAAGGGCCAAGAGGATTAAAGACAGTTTCAGAAACAAGTAAAAAGCTGGGAAAGGAACCTCATCTAGTTTTGAAAGTAAGGGTCAAGCTAAAGGACATGCCAGGTGATGGTTGAAACCCTTGTCTGGTGATGCGATTTtaactgggaactgtagttttcaaagacagagcctcATGGGCTcactgagggaggggagggattctGGCTCCCTTCCCACCCAAGTTGCTTGCccgtctccctctccctcctacaCTCTGGGTAGTAGCAGGGGCATATTATCGCCACCTTCCCCCTGGCTTCACTCCCCCCCCTGGAGAATACAGCCACCCAGAACTCAGGGGAAGGGAGCGAAAGGAGATGGAAAATGGTGGAATCTGTTGACGCTCAGAAACGCAACTGTCTTCTTTGTTACTCTGTATGCTGTTGGTTAGCCTTGCAATTTTCCATTTTGCCCCAGTGTATGAGTACAGAAATAGCATGGATGACACAGAATGAAAGTAACCAGAAATCCTCCTGTCACTTGGCTTTATTCTGGCGTACAGGGAAGCAGGATGTGGCCCAACAATTGTCTGTTTATCCCATTCCTGAATTTCTAAGAAGCAGCAAGAACACTTTGTTAGAAAATGGAAAGGCAAAAACGTTGAATTCTGGAAAGAAAACAGGGCCACCTTGAATAAACAAATCTCCTTCTATCCAGACCTCCTTCAGCATTATCTGACACCTAACACAATTAAATCACTGCCTTTCAAGTCATCCAGAGGAAGCATCCAAGAATATAGCTAGTAAGTGCTACTTACGGTCATTATTTACCTGTATCGGAACCGACTCCCTTTGAAAAAGAGATTGCTGCTAGATACGGTGCGGACTTGGCTCGACTTTTCCAATCTGAAACAAGAGACAGATCTTGGCTTGAAGGCCCTGATGAGACGTCTTATTTGACTGCTGCTCAGATTCTTAGGCTGCTGCAGAATATCACTTGGCTTCTGAGAGCCAaaatacaagtgacgaatgacacttgaacggcaagtgaacagactcatgtgtattcctccctgttcacttgcattccacttgcactccactcgatcataatgtggtcaagtggagcacaagtgaatggcaagtgaacagggaggaatacatgtgagcagggctttttttctgggaaaagaggtggtggaactcagtgggttgccctcagtgtaaatggtcacatggctggtggccccgccccctgatctccagacaaaggggagtttagatcaccctcctcaccagtggcgcggagggcgatctaaactcccctgtctggagatcagggggcggggccactggccatgtgaccattttcaagagattccagaactccgttccaccgtgtcccagctgaaaaaaagccctgcatgcgagtctgttcacttgccattcaagtgtaattcgtcacttgtagtttggctctgaaagcACTGATAGCAGTTGCTGGCAAAATATTCTGAAAATGGTGTACCAACTACCTCTGGGGAGAGTTTTCTCTGAGGGTCAGAAGCCCCTCCCATCCTACCCACTTAAATCTCTGAAGCCAATAAATGCTAGTTGCTAGAGatgtaacatttccagaaatcttGAAGCTATGGATGAACAAGATTGTCCAGGAAGAAAAGACATTTGAGAAGAAACTGAAATACATAcctttttaaagttttctgtCATTTCTAAACAAATGTGACCTCTTTAAGAACATAAAATGCAGTCTATATAATCCAGCACACAAAACTGTGTTGTTTCCTTTACTTAAACTTTAACATGATACTTTTATTCAAACAGGTAATTACTGTTAACACTAGAGATGGAGCAGCAAACTCCACCCAAAGGTATCTCAACATAACTTAGTTTGGGCCAGCT
This region includes:
- the FRMD5 gene encoding FERM domain-containing protein 5 isoform X3, whose protein sequence is MLSRLMSGSSRSLERECSCTVRLLDDSEYSCTIQHWLEFTKSVVKQLRSQPPFTMCFRVKFYPTDPAALKEEITRYLVFLQIKRDLYHGRLLCKTSDAALLAGYILQAEIGNYDPGKHPEGYSSKFQFFPKHSEKLERKIAEIHKTELSGQTPAMSELNFLRKAQTLETYGVDPHPCKDVSGNAAFLAFTPFGFVVLQGNKRVHFIKWNEVTKMKFEGKTFYLYVSQKEEKKIVLTYFAPTPEACKHLWKCGIENQAFYKLEKSSQVRTVSSSNLFFKGSRFRYSGRVAKEVMESSAKIKREPPEIHRAGLVPSRSCPSITHGPRLSSVPRTRRRAVHISIMEGLESLRDSAHSTPVRSASHSDAFLSRSESGRVDSSERVAIISDEIYSPSDSVLPTPVAEHSLELMLLSRQINGAPCSIEEERESEANTPTAAEAQELGGELRALCQGTGRRGRAQAEQVNKFVLSVLRLLLVTVGLLFVLLLLLIVLTESDLDVAFFHDIRQTPEFEQFHYQYFCPLRRWFACKIRFLLSLLIDS
- the FRMD5 gene encoding FERM domain-containing protein 5 isoform X4; this encodes MCFRVKFYPTDPAALKEEITRYLVFLQIKRDLYHGRLLCKTSDAALLAGYILQAEIGNYDPGKHPEGYSSKFQFFPKHSEKLERKIAEIHKTELSGQTPAMSELNFLRKAQTLETYGVDPHPCKDVSGNAAFLAFTPFGFVVLQGNKRVHFIKWNEVTKMKFEGKTFYLYEKKIVLTYFAPTPEACKHLWKCGIENQAFYKLEKSSQVRTVSSSNLFFKGSRFRYSGRVAKEVMESSAKIKREPPEIHRAGLVPSRSCPSITHGPRLSSVPRTRRRAVHISIMEGLESLRDSAHSTPVRSASHSDAFLSRSESGRVDSSERVAIISDEIYSPSDSVLPTPVAEHSLELMLLSRQINGAPCSIEEERESEANTPTAAEAQELGGELRALCQGTGRRGRAQAEQVNKFVLSVLRLLLVTVGLLFVLLLLLIVLTESDLDVAFFHDIRQTPEFEQFHYQYFCPLRRWFACKIRFLLSLLIDS